From a region of the Syngnathoides biaculeatus isolate LvHL_M chromosome 2, ASM1980259v1, whole genome shotgun sequence genome:
- the LOC133504758 gene encoding histone deacetylase 4-like isoform X6, whose product MENHRLEQELEKQQREQKLQLLKNKERGQESAVASTEVKMRLQEFVLNKKKALAQRSLNQGGPPNDAPYWYRKTQHSSLDQSSPPQTVMSTYNHPVLGVYNPRDDFPLRKTASEPNLKLRSRLKQKVSERRSSPLLRRRDSPISSAKKRSLDMADSACSSAPGSGPSSPNNSSNNLPNENGITVSVSNSKEASISQRACSGAEGGSTSPLSLYTSPSLPNITLGLPATATATAASNVTSAQQDGGAVQPALSLSPPFPSGGRLTPYLAEAAAGAGGHGGHSPLLQHMVLMEQTPAQSPLVTGLSGLSMSSAASMAKLQRQHRPLGRTQSAPLPQGSAAQAHAQALALQQLVLQQQHQQFLEKHKQQFQQQQQQLQFNKLITKPGESPVGRHHQSHPEETEEELREHQDIAALPLGVTIKQEPPDPQELQDEALQKHRERERQAEQELLFRQQALLLEQQRIHQLRNYQASMEAAGLSISFPGHRPLSRAQSSPASASSFSISAAAAPSDPPVKPRFTTGLVYDSLMQKHQCMCGNTNSHPEHAGRIQSIWSRLQETGLRAQCECIRGRKATLEELQTVHSEAHVLLYGTNPLRQKLDCSITPMFVRLPCGGVGVDSDTIWNEVHSSSAARLAVGSVVELVFKVATGELKNGFAVVRPPGHHAEESTPMGFCYFNSVAIAAKLLQQRLNVNRILIVDWDVHHGNGTQQAFYDDPNVLYLSLHRYDDGNFFPGSGAPEEVGSGPGVGFNVNVAFTGGLDPPIGDVEYLAAFRSVVMPIANEFAPDVVLVSSGFDAVEGHPPPLGGYALTSKCFGYLTRQLMSLAGGRVVLALEGGHDLTAICDASEACVAALLGQELEPLPKAVLEERPNPNAVRSLEKVLETHCKYWRSVCRLPPQLGLSILESKRGDSEEAEAVSAMASLSVANTSAVDHSRPEEEPMEEEEPL is encoded by the exons GTGCCGTGGCGAGTACTGAAGTGAAAATGCGTCTCCAGGAGTTTGtcctcaacaaaaaaaaggccctGGCCCAGCGGAGTCTCAACCAGGGCGGCCCCCCGAACGATGCGCCATACTGGTACAG AAAAACTCAACAcagctctctcgaccagagctcCCCTCCTCAGACTGTTATGTCCACCTATAATCACCCTGTGCTGGGGGTCTACAATCCACGGGATGACTTCCCCCTTCGGAAAACag CCTCGGAACCCAACTTGAAGCTGCGCTCCCGGCTGAAGCAGAAGGTCAGCGAGCGGAGGAGCAGTCCGCTCCTGCGTCGCCGAGATAGTCCCATCAGCTCTGCAAAAAAGCGCTCCCTCGACATGGCAG ATTCTGCATGTAGCAGTGCCCCTGGCTCGGGCCCGAGCTCCCCGAACAATAGTTCCAACAACCTCCCCAATGAAAACGGCATCACTGTGTCAGTCTCCAACAGCAAAGAG GCGTCCATAAGCCAGCGAGCTTGCAGTGGTGCCGAGGGGGGGTCTACGAGCCCGTTATCCCTCTACACGTCGCCATCCTTACCCAACATCACCCTGGGCCTGCCTGCCACTGCCACCGCCACCGCTGCATCCAAT GTGACATCTGCTCAGCAAGATGGCGGCGCCGTGCAGCCGGCGCTCTCCCTCAGCCCTCCTTTCCCCTCAGGTGGCCGATTGACACCCTACCTGGCTGAAGCGGCAGCAGGGGCAGGCGGGCACGGCGGGCACAGTCCGCTGCTCCAGCACATGGTTTTGATGGAGCAGACTCCTGCGCAGAGCCCTCTGGTGACAG GTTTAAGTGGCTTGTCCATGTCCTCGGCAGCCTCCATGGCCAAGCTGCAGCGCCAGCACAGGCCTCTAGGCCGCACCCAGTCGGCGCCGCTGCCGCAGGGGAGCGCCGCCCAAGCCCACGCCCAAGCGCTGGCTCTACAACAGCTGGTGCTCCAGCAGCAGCACCAACAGTTTCTGGAGAAGCACAAGCAGCAgttccagcagcagcagcagcagctccagTTCAACAAA TTGATAACCAAGCCCGGCGAGTCGCCTGTGGGCCGCCATCACCAGAGCCACCCGGAGGAAACGGAGGAGGAGCTCCGAGAGCACCAAGATATTGCCGCGCTACCGCTAGGCGTCACCATCAAGCAGGAGCCCCCCGACCCGCAGGAGCTTCAGGACGAAGCGCTGCAGAAACACCGGGAACGCGAGAGGCAGGCCGAGCAGGAGCTCCTCTTCAGACAG CAGGCCTTGTTGTTGGAGCAGCAGCGCATTCACCAGCTTCGAAACTATCAGGCTTCCATGGAAGCTGCTGGCCTGTCCATCTCCTTCCCAGGTCATCGGCCTCTCTCGCGGGCGCAGTCGTCTCCGGCATCGGCCTCGTCCTTCTCCATCAGCGCCGCGGCGGCCCCCTCAGATCCACCCGTCAAGCCTCGCTTCACCACGG GTCTGGTGTACGATTCCCTCATGCAGAAGCACCAGTGTATGTGCGGCAACACCAACAGTCACCCGGAGCACGCGGGGCGGATCCAGAGCATTTGGTCCCGCTTGCAGGAAACCGGACTCAGGGCGCAGTGCGAG tgCATCCGTGGGAGAAAGGCCACTCTGGAAGAACTGCAAACGGTTCACTCTGAAGCCCACGTCCTACTGTATGGAACCAACCCTCTCAGACAGAAACTCGATT GTTCAATCACACCCATGTTCGTGCGGCTTCCGTGCGGCGGGGTGGGG gTGGACAGTGACACGATCTGGAATGAAGTCCACTCCTCCAGCGCCGCTCGCCTCGCTGTCGGCTCGGTTGTGGAGCTCGTCTTCAAAGTGGCCACCGGAGAGCTGAAG AATGGTTTCGCTGTGGTGCGACCTCCTGGACACCACGCAGAGGAAAGCACTCCCAT GGGCTTCTGCTACTTCAACTCTGTGGCCATCGCTGCCAAACTTCTGCAGCAGAGACTCAACGTCAACAGGATCCTCATCGTGGACTGG GATGTTCACCACGGCAACGGCACCCAGCAAGCCTTCTATGACGACCCCAACGTTCTCTACCTGTCTCTTCATCGCTATGATGACGGCAATTTCTTCCCCGGTAGTGGCGCGCCGGAAGAG GTAGGAAGTGGCCCTGGAGTCGGCTTCAACGTCAATGTTGCCTTTACTGGAGGCCTCGACCCGCCCATCGGAGATGTCGAGTACTTGGCTGCCTTCAG GTCCGTGGTGATGCCCATCGCAAATGAGTTTGCTCCAGACGTGGTGCTCGTGTCCTCCGGCTTCGACGCAGTGGAAGGACACCCCCCGCCACTTGGGGGCTACGCCCTGACCTCCAAAT GTTTCGGCTATCTGACCCGCCAGCTGATGAGTCTTGCCGGAGGTAGGGTGGTCCTGGCACTGGAGGGGGGTCATGACCTAACCGCCATCTGCGACGCCTCCGAGGCTTGCGTGGCTGCGCTGCTCGGACAAGAG CTGGAGCCGCTACCCAAGGCTGTCCTGGAGGAGAGGCCCAATCCCAACGCTGTTCGCTCTCTGGAGAAGGTTCTGGAGACTCACT GCAAGTACTGGCGCTCTGTTTGCCGCCTTCCGCCGCAGCTGGGCCTCTCGATTTTGGAGAGCAAGCGCGGCGACTCTGAGGAGGCTGAAGCCGTCAGCGCCATGGCCTCTCTGTCGGTGGCCAACACGAGCGCCGTGGATCACAG cagaCCAGAGGAGGAACCGATGGAAGAGGAGGAACCACTGTAA